Proteins found in one Bacillales bacterium genomic segment:
- the prmA gene encoding 50S ribosomal protein L11 methyltransferase, which translates to MNWSEICIHSTQEAVEPISNILHEAGASGVVIEDPEDLVKQWDTIYGMAYELNPDDYPDDGVLIKAYLPMNSFLGETVEEIKQAINHLMLFDIDLGRNTVTISEVHEEEWATAWKKYYKPVKITERITIIPTWETYEAAENEILVELDPGMAFGTGTHPTTKLCVQAIEKVLRPGDRMIDVGTGSGVLSIAAAKLGASEVAAFDLDDVAVKSARLNVKLNKVQSIVSVKQNNLLDGVVQQADVITANLLADIILRFPADAAKTTKPGGYFIASGIIKAKGAEVEEALRQHGFAIVERLQSEDWIALIARNGG; encoded by the coding sequence GTGAACTGGTCCGAAATTTGCATTCATTCCACACAGGAAGCGGTAGAACCGATCTCGAACATATTGCACGAAGCTGGGGCGAGCGGCGTCGTCATCGAAGATCCCGAGGATTTGGTGAAACAGTGGGATACGATCTATGGGATGGCGTATGAATTAAACCCGGACGATTATCCCGACGACGGTGTGCTCATCAAGGCTTATTTGCCGATGAACAGTTTCTTGGGAGAAACGGTTGAGGAAATTAAACAAGCGATCAATCATTTAATGTTGTTTGATATCGATCTCGGCCGCAACACGGTAACGATCAGCGAGGTGCATGAAGAAGAGTGGGCTACCGCGTGGAAGAAATATTACAAACCGGTAAAAATTACCGAGCGGATCACGATCATTCCGACTTGGGAAACGTATGAAGCCGCCGAAAACGAAATTCTCGTCGAACTTGATCCGGGCATGGCTTTTGGTACCGGGACGCATCCGACGACGAAGTTGTGCGTTCAAGCGATCGAAAAGGTGCTTCGTCCAGGGGATCGGATGATCGACGTCGGTACCGGATCAGGAGTTTTGAGCATCGCCGCCGCCAAACTCGGCGCGTCCGAAGTCGCGGCGTTTGATCTTGACGATGTCGCTGTAAAAAGCGCGCGCCTTAATGTAAAATTAAACAAGGTTCAATCCATCGTTTCAGTGAAACAAAACAATTTGCTCGACGGTGTTGTGCAGCAGGCGGACGTGATCACCGCCAATTTGCTCGCCGACATCATCTTACGTTTCCCAGCCGATGCTGCGAAGACGACAAAACCGGGAGGTTATTTCATTGCTTCCGGCATCATCAAGGCGAAAGGCGCGGAAGTGGAAGAAGCGTTGCGCCAGCACGGCTTTGCGATTGTGGAGCGTTTGCAAAGCGAAGACTGGATCGCCTTGATTGCAAGAAACGGCGGGTGA